Proteins from one Poecile atricapillus isolate bPoeAtr1 chromosome 14, bPoeAtr1.hap1, whole genome shotgun sequence genomic window:
- the LOC131584667 gene encoding cytochrome P450 3A12-like yields MQLLPSLFPVTWLLLVAFLCLVALYGIWPYRTFTKLGIPGPRPLPFVGTFLEYRHGVHNFDQQCFEKYGKIWGFYDGRQPVLAVLDPILIKNILVKECYSLFTNRRNFRLNGILQSALNVAEDEQWRRIRTVLSPTFTSGKLKEMFHIINHYGEKLVKNIEKKVANDEFVTAKDVFGAYSMDVVTSTSFSVNVDSMNNPNDPFVTNIKKFLQFSFLNPVLLLLVLFPFVIPVLEKMKVTLLPSDVMDFFKNVFTKMKTEREKGSSMDRVDFLQLMIESQNSCDGSKSAETNLDKTLNDEEVLAQALVFVFAGYETTSSTLSYIAYNLATHPDVQQRLQDEVDAHLPNKATPTYSSITQMEYLDMVVNESIRLYPVGGRLERVCKQTVELSGVTIPEGMVVMIPAFVLHRDPQYWPEPDEFRPERFSKENKESIDPYTFLPFGAGPRNCIGMRFALLVVKVAVVVLLQNFSFRPCKDTPIPLVLDSKGFMQPKKPIVLKMVPRAQADLKK; encoded by the exons atgcagctcctgcccagcctctTCCCCGTCACCTGGCTGCTCCTCGTCGCCTTCCTGTGCCTCGTGGCCCT CTATGGGATATGGCCCTACCGGACCTTCACGAAGCTGGGCATTCCTGGTCCACGGCCTCTGCCATTTGTGGGAACTTTCCTGGAGTACCGGCAT ggAGTCCACAATTTTGATCAGCAGTGCTTTGAAAAGTATGGAAAAATCTGGGG GTTTTATGATGGcaggcagcctgtgctggctgtTTTGGACCCCATCCTCATCAAAAACATCCTGGTGAAAGAGTGCTACAGCCTTTTTACTAATCGCCGG AATTTTCGTCTGAACGGGATCCTGCAGTCAGCCCTCAACGTGGCTGAAGATGAGCAGTGGAGGAGAATTCGTACAGTGCTGTCTCCAACCTTCACCAGTGGGAAGCTGAAGGAG ATGTTCCATATCATTAATCACTATGGTGAAAAATTAGTGAAAAACATTGAGAAGAAAGTGGCTAATGATGAGTTCGTGACTGCAAAGGA CGTTTTTGGAGCTTACAGCATGGATGTGGTGACCAGCACTTCTTTCAGTGTCAATGTTGACTCCATGAACAACCCCAATGACCCCTTTGTCACCAACATTAAGAAATTTCTCCAATTCAGTTTCCTAAATCCTGTGTTGTTACTCTTAG tGTTGTTCCCCTTTGTTATCCCTGTGCTGGAGAAGATGAAGGTGACTCTGTTACCCTCAGATGTCATGGACTTCTTCAAGAATGTCTTCACAAAAATGAAGACAGAACGGGAAAAAGGTAGCAGCATG GACCGCGTGGATTTCCTGCAGCTCATGATTGAATCACAGAACTCATGTGATGGCTCCAAGTCTGCTGAGACCAACTTGGACAAAA CATTAAATGATGAAGAGGTTCTGGCCCAGGCTCTTGTCTTTGTCTTTGCTGGTTATGAGACCACCAGCTCCACCCTCAGCTACATAGCCTACAACCTGGCCACCCACCCTGATGTGCAGCAGCGACTCCAGGATGAAGTCGATGCACACCTGCCCAACAAG GCCACTCCCACGTACAGCTCCATCACTCAGATGGAGTACTTGGATATGGTGGTGAACGAATCCATCCGGCTCTACCCTGTTGGGGGCCGGCTCGAGAGGGTCTGCAAGCAGACTGTGGAGCTCAGTGGAGTGACTATTCCAGAGGGAATGGTGGTCATGATCCCAGCCTTTGTGCTCCACCGGGACCCGCAGTACTGGCCAGAGCCGGACGAGTTCAGGCCTGAGAG GTTCAGTAAAGAGAACAAAGAGAGTATTGACCCTTACACCTTCCTGCCATTCGGGGCTGGCCCCAGGAACTGCATAGGGATGAGGTTTGCTCTCCTCGTCGTGAAAGTGGCTGTGGTTGTCCTGTTGCAGAACTTCTCATTCAGACCCTGCAAAGACACACCG ATCCCACTGGTCCTGGACTCAAAAGGTTTCATGCAGCCAAAGAAGCCCATTGTCCTGAAGATggtccccagagcccaggctgaCCTGAAGAAGTGA